In a single window of the Pseudomonas sp. B21-015 genome:
- the rpoB gene encoding DNA-directed RNA polymerase subunit beta has translation MAYSYTEKKRIRKDFSKLPDVMDVPYLLAIQLDSYREFLQAGATKDQFRDVGLHAAFKSVFPIISYSGNAALEYVGYRLGEPAFDVKECVLRGVTYAVPLRVKVRLIIFDKESSNKAIKDIKEQEVYMGEIPLMTENGTFVINGTERVIVSQLHRSPGVFFDHDRGKTHSSGKLLYSARIIPYRGSWLDFEFDPKDCVFVRIDRRRKLPASVLLRALGYTTEEVLDAFYTTNVFHVQGENLSLELVPQRLRGEIAVLDIQDDKGKVIVEQGRRITARHINQLEKAGIKELQVPLDYVLGRTTAKVIVHPATGEILAECNTELNTEILAKIAKAGVVRIETLYTNDIDCGPFVSDTLKIDSTSNQLEALVEIYRMMRPGEPPTKDAAETLFNNLFFSPERYDLSAVGRMKFNRRIGRTEIEGSGVLCKEDIVAVLKTLVDIRNGKGIVDDIDHLGNRRVRCVGEMAENQFRVGLVRVERAVKERLSMAESEGLMPQDLINAKPVAAAVKEFFGSSQLSQFMDQNNPLSEITHKRRVSALGPGGLTRERAGFEVRDVHPTHYGRVCPIETPEGPNIGLINSLAAYARTNQYGFLESPYRVVKDALVTDEIVFLSAIEEADHVIAQASATMNDKKVLIDELVAVRHLNEFTVKAPEDVTLMDVSPKQVVSVAASLIPFLEHDDANRALMGSNMQRQAVPTLRADKPLVGTGMERNVARDSGVCVVARRGGVIDSVDASRIVVRVADDEVETGEAGVDIYNLTKYTRSNQNTCINQRPLVSKGDRVQRSDIMADGPSTDMGELALGQNMRIAFMAWNGFNFEDSICLSERVVQEDRFTTIHIQELTCVARDTKLGPEEITADIPNVGEAALNKLDEAGIVYVGAEVGAGDILVGKVTPKGETQLTPEEKLLRAIFGEKASDVKDTSLRVPTGTKGTVIDVQVFTRDGVERDARALSIEKTQLDEIRKDLNEEFRIVEGATFERLRSALVGHKAEGGAGLKKGQEITDEVLDGLEHGQWFKLRMAEDALNEQLEKAQAYIVDRRRLLDDKFEDKKRKLQQGDDLAPGVLKIVKVYLAIRRRIQPGDKMAGRHGNKGVVSVIMPVEDMPHDANGTPVDVVLNPLGVPSRMNVGQILETHLGLAAKGLGEKINRMVEEQRKVAELRTFLDEIYNQIGGRNEDLDSFSDQEILDLAKNLRGGVPMATPVFDGAKESEIKAMLKLADLPESGQMQLTDGRTGNKFERPVTVGYMYMLKLNHLVDDKMHARSTGSYSLVTQQPLGGKAQFGGQRFGEMEVWALEAYGAAYTLQEMLTVKSDDVNGRTKMYKNIVDGDHRMEPGMPESFNVLIKEIRSLGIDIDLETE, from the coding sequence ATGGCTTACTCATATACTGAGAAAAAACGTATCCGCAAGGACTTTAGCAAGTTGCCGGACGTCATGGATGTGCCGTACCTCCTGGCCATCCAGCTGGATTCGTATCGTGAATTCTTGCAAGCGGGAGCGACTAAAGATCAGTTCCGCGACGTGGGCCTGCATGCGGCCTTCAAATCCGTTTTCCCGATCATCAGCTACTCCGGCAATGCTGCGCTGGAGTACGTCGGTTATCGCCTGGGCGAACCGGCATTTGATGTCAAAGAATGCGTATTGCGCGGTGTAACTTACGCCGTACCTTTGCGGGTAAAAGTGCGCCTGATCATTTTCGACAAAGAATCGTCGAACAAAGCGATCAAGGATATCAAAGAGCAAGAAGTCTACATGGGTGAAATCCCCCTGATGACTGAGAACGGTACCTTCGTAATCAACGGTACCGAGCGTGTAATCGTTTCCCAGCTGCACCGTTCCCCGGGCGTGTTCTTCGACCACGACCGTGGCAAGACGCACAGCTCCGGCAAACTGCTGTACTCCGCGCGCATCATTCCTTACCGCGGTTCGTGGTTGGACTTCGAGTTCGACCCGAAAGACTGCGTATTCGTGCGTATCGACCGTCGTCGCAAGCTGCCTGCATCGGTATTGCTGCGCGCGCTGGGCTATACCACCGAAGAAGTGCTGGATGCGTTCTACACCACCAACGTCTTCCACGTGCAAGGTGAAAACCTCAGCCTGGAACTGGTGCCTCAGCGCCTGCGTGGTGAAATTGCTGTCCTCGATATTCAGGATGACAAAGGCAAGGTTATTGTCGAGCAGGGTCGTCGTATTACCGCTCGCCACATCAACCAGCTGGAAAAAGCCGGGATCAAAGAGCTGCAAGTGCCTCTGGACTACGTCCTGGGTCGCACTACCGCCAAGGTCATCGTGCATCCGGCTACCGGCGAAATCCTGGCAGAGTGCAACACCGAGCTGAACACCGAAATCCTGGCAAAAATTGCCAAGGCCGGCGTTGTTCGCATCGAAACTCTGTACACCAACGATATCGACTGCGGTCCGTTCGTCTCCGACACCCTGAAGATCGACTCCACCAGCAACCAATTGGAAGCACTGGTCGAGATCTATCGCATGATGCGTCCAGGCGAGCCGCCAACCAAAGACGCGGCCGAGACGTTGTTCAACAACCTGTTCTTCAGCCCTGAGCGCTATGACCTGTCTGCGGTCGGCCGGATGAAGTTCAACCGTCGTATCGGTCGTACCGAGATCGAAGGTTCGGGCGTGTTGTGCAAAGAAGACATCGTCGCGGTTCTGAAGACTCTGGTCGACATCCGTAACGGCAAAGGCATCGTCGATGACATCGACCACCTGGGTAACCGTCGTGTTCGCTGCGTAGGCGAAATGGCCGAGAACCAGTTCCGCGTTGGCCTGGTACGTGTTGAGCGTGCGGTCAAAGAGCGTCTGTCGATGGCTGAAAGCGAAGGCCTGATGCCGCAAGACCTGATCAACGCCAAGCCAGTGGCTGCGGCGGTGAAAGAGTTCTTCGGTTCCAGTCAGCTGTCGCAGTTCATGGACCAGAACAACCCGCTGTCCGAGATCACCCACAAGCGTCGTGTTTCCGCACTCGGCCCTGGTGGTTTGACTCGCGAACGTGCAGGCTTCGAAGTCCGTGACGTACACCCGACTCACTATGGTCGTGTATGCCCGATTGAAACGCCGGAAGGTCCGAACATCGGTCTGATCAACTCCTTGGCGGCCTATGCGCGCACCAACCAGTACGGCTTCCTCGAGAGCCCGTACCGCGTGGTGAAAGATGCTCTGGTCACCGACGAGATCGTGTTCCTGTCCGCCATCGAAGAAGCCGATCACGTGATCGCTCAGGCTTCGGCCACGATGAACGACAAGAAAGTCCTGATCGACGAGCTGGTAGCTGTTCGTCACTTGAACGAATTCACCGTCAAGGCGCCGGAAGACGTCACCTTGATGGACGTATCGCCGAAGCAGGTAGTTTCGGTTGCTGCGTCGCTGATCCCGTTCCTCGAGCACGACGACGCCAACCGTGCGTTGATGGGTTCGAACATGCAGCGTCAAGCTGTACCAACCCTGCGCGCTGACAAGCCGCTGGTAGGTACCGGCATGGAGCGTAACGTGGCTCGCGACTCCGGCGTTTGCGTCGTGGCTCGTCGTGGTGGCGTCATCGATTCCGTCGACGCCAGCCGTATCGTGGTTCGTGTTGCTGATGACGAAGTTGAAACCGGCGAAGCTGGTGTCGACATCTACAACCTGACCAAGTACACCCGCTCCAACCAGAACACCTGCATCAACCAGCGTCCGCTGGTGAGCAAGGGTGATCGGGTTCAGCGCAGCGACATCATGGCTGACGGTCCGTCCACCGATATGGGTGAGCTGGCTCTGGGTCAGAACATGCGCATCGCGTTCATGGCATGGAACGGCTTCAACTTCGAAGACTCCATCTGCCTGTCCGAGCGTGTGGTTCAGGAAGACCGTTTCACCACGATCCACATTCAGGAACTGACCTGTGTGGCGCGTGACACCAAGCTTGGGCCAGAGGAAATCACTGCAGACATCCCGAACGTGGGTGAAGCTGCACTGAACAAGCTGGACGAAGCCGGTATCGTTTACGTAGGTGCTGAAGTTGGCGCAGGCGACATTCTGGTAGGTAAGGTCACTCCGAAAGGCGAGACCCAGCTGACTCCGGAAGAAAAGCTGCTGCGTGCGATTTTCGGTGAAAAAGCCAGCGACGTTAAAGACACTTCCCTGCGTGTGCCTACCGGCACCAAGGGTACTGTCATCGACGTACAGGTCTTCACTCGTGATGGCGTTGAGCGTGATGCTCGTGCTCTGTCGATCGAGAAGACTCAACTCGACGAGATCCGCAAGGACCTGAACGAAGAGTTCCGTATCGTTGAAGGCGCAACTTTCGAACGTCTGCGTTCCGCTCTGGTCGGCCACAAAGCCGAAGGCGGCGCCGGTCTGAAGAAAGGTCAGGAAATCACCGACGAAGTTCTCGACGGTCTTGAGCACGGCCAGTGGTTCAAACTGCGCATGGCTGAAGATGCTCTTAACGAGCAGCTCGAGAAGGCTCAGGCCTACATCGTTGATCGCCGCCGTCTGCTGGACGACAAGTTCGAAGACAAGAAGCGCAAACTGCAGCAGGGCGATGACCTGGCTCCAGGCGTGCTGAAAATCGTCAAGGTTTACCTGGCAATCCGTCGCCGCATCCAGCCGGGCGACAAGATGGCCGGTCGTCACGGTAACAAAGGTGTGGTCTCCGTGATCATGCCGGTTGAAGACATGCCGCACGATGCCAATGGCACCCCGGTCGACGTCGTCCTCAACCCGTTGGGCGTACCTTCGCGTATGAACGTTGGTCAGATCCTTGAAACCCACCTGGGCCTCGCGGCCAAAGGTCTGGGCGAGAAGATCAACCGGATGGTCGAAGAGCAACGTAAAGTCGCTGAACTTCGCACCTTCCTGGACGAGATCTACAACCAGATCGGCGGTCGTAACGAAGATCTGGACAGCTTCTCCGACCAGGAAATTCTGGATCTGGCGAAGAACCTGCGTGGCGGCGTTCCTATGGCCACTCCAGTGTTCGACGGCGCCAAGGAAAGCGAAATCAAGGCCATGCTGAAACTGGCAGACCTGCCAGAAAGCGGCCAGATGCAGCTGACCGACGGCCGTACCGGCAACAAGTTCGAGCGCCCGGTTACTGTTGGCTACATGTACATGCTGAAGCTGAACCACTTGGTAGACGACAAGATGCACGCTCGTTCTACCGGTTCGTACAGCCTGGTTACCCAGCAGCCGCTGGGTGGTAAGGCGCAGTTCGGTGGTCAGCGTTTCGGGGAGATGGAGGTCTGGGCACTGGAAGCATACGGTGCTGCTTACACTCTGCAAGAAATGCTCACAGTGAAGTCGGACGATGTGAACGGCCGGACCAAGATGTACAAAAACATCGTGGACGGCGATCACCGTATGGAGCCGGGCATGCCCGAGTCCTTCAACGTGTTGATCAAGGAAATTCGTTCCCTCGGCATCGATATCGATCTGGAAACCGAATAA